Proteins from a genomic interval of Geodermatophilus obscurus DSM 43160:
- a CDS encoding site-specific integrase, translating into MAYKRGDKWVGFYRDVAGKQHTNGNFHRKRDADLWEQEQKAAIRNDTWVDPSRSKMTVGQWSETWIAGRVHLKPKTLSSYRSLLATRVLPTWNTVPLTRIRHSDVVAWVAAMRAELSASRTRQAYHLLSSMLDDAVRDNRLARNPATGVGLPRLPKSDRRYLTHQQLADLADGCGPHRLMVLVAGYTGLRWGELTGLRARRVESLRGRIDVVEAVTEVDGGMVFGTPKTHQHRSVVVPRFIREDLGRQLAGKAPADLVFASRAGTPLRVQNFRRDWFDRAAHAVGLSGLTPHELRHTAASLAIASGASVKGVQSMLGHASAQMTLDRYGHLFPDELDAVADRLDAARADQVLTEPRPDAPVARIWRATSR; encoded by the coding sequence ATGGCATACAAGCGTGGGGACAAGTGGGTCGGCTTCTATCGCGACGTCGCCGGCAAGCAGCACACGAACGGGAACTTCCACCGCAAGCGGGATGCCGACCTGTGGGAGCAGGAGCAGAAGGCGGCCATCAGGAACGACACCTGGGTCGACCCGAGTCGGTCGAAGATGACGGTAGGCCAGTGGTCCGAGACCTGGATCGCCGGCCGGGTCCACCTCAAGCCCAAGACCCTGTCGTCCTACCGGTCACTGTTGGCCACCCGTGTCCTCCCGACCTGGAACACGGTCCCGCTCACCAGGATCAGGCACAGCGACGTCGTCGCCTGGGTGGCCGCGATGCGCGCGGAACTGTCGGCGTCCAGAACCCGGCAGGCCTATCACCTGCTGTCCTCGATGCTGGACGACGCGGTAAGGGACAACCGGCTGGCGCGGAACCCGGCCACCGGGGTCGGCCTACCCCGCCTGCCGAAGTCCGACCGCCGCTACCTCACCCACCAGCAGCTCGCCGACCTGGCCGACGGCTGCGGCCCGCACCGCCTGATGGTCCTGGTGGCCGGTTACACCGGTCTCCGGTGGGGAGAGCTGACCGGCCTGCGTGCGCGCCGCGTGGAGTCGCTCAGGGGGCGCATCGACGTCGTTGAGGCGGTCACCGAAGTTGACGGCGGGATGGTCTTCGGTACGCCGAAGACCCATCAGCACCGGTCGGTCGTGGTGCCCCGCTTCATCCGCGAGGACCTCGGCCGCCAGCTCGCCGGCAAAGCGCCGGCCGACCTGGTCTTCGCCTCCCGGGCCGGCACGCCGCTGCGGGTCCAGAACTTCCGACGCGACTGGTTCGACCGGGCGGCCCATGCCGTCGGCCTCTCGGGCCTCACCCCGCACGAGCTCCGGCACACCGCCGCATCCCTCGCCATCGCCTCCGGCGCGTCGGTGAAGGGGGTGCAGTCGATGCTGGGCCACGCCTCGGCGCAGATGACGCTGGACCGCTACGGCCACCTGTTCCCCGACGAGCTGGACGCGGTCGCCGACCGCTTGGACGCCGCTCGTGCTGACCAGGTGCTGACCGAGCCCCGACCCGACGCCCCTGTGGCCCGCATCTGGCGCGCGACTAGCCGCTGA
- a CDS encoding alpha/beta fold hydrolase — MTVSLSTTRTGSGEPLLLLHGMGSSRRDFTAVADLLAERFDVLNVDLPGVGRSPVLERRPTVAAITDAVERTLDAAGVGSVHVLGNSLGARVALELAVRGRARSVVAIAPSGLNVPRERAFQGTGMALARVVTRTTAPLVEPLSRSAPGRATLLAPLKARAWSTSPEEAIGAREGFADSRDFWRTLLWGLLLDVPRGLDRIDCPVTLVQGVADWVASGQTVRYLPLVPGSRFRPLLWAGHAPQSDRPRTIVRLVEEAARRAGQPADSSALRYEQRNRAPDIASVKSASQAGSSDAKAV; from the coding sequence GTGACCGTCTCGCTCTCGACGACCCGCACCGGCTCGGGTGAACCGCTCCTGCTGCTGCACGGCATGGGCAGCTCACGGCGCGACTTCACCGCCGTCGCCGACCTGCTCGCCGAGCGCTTCGACGTCCTCAACGTCGACCTGCCGGGCGTGGGGCGGTCCCCGGTGCTGGAGCGGCGGCCCACGGTCGCCGCCATCACCGACGCGGTCGAGCGGACCCTCGACGCGGCGGGCGTCGGCTCGGTGCACGTGCTCGGTAACTCGCTCGGCGCCCGGGTCGCGCTCGAGCTGGCCGTCCGCGGCCGCGCGCGGTCGGTCGTCGCCATCGCGCCGTCGGGGCTCAACGTGCCCCGTGAGCGGGCGTTCCAGGGCACCGGCATGGCCCTGGCCCGGGTGGTCACGCGCACGACGGCACCGCTGGTCGAGCCGCTGTCGCGGTCGGCGCCGGGCCGCGCCACCCTGCTCGCGCCGCTCAAGGCCCGCGCGTGGTCGACGTCCCCCGAGGAGGCCATCGGCGCGCGGGAGGGCTTCGCCGACTCCCGTGACTTTTGGCGCACCCTGCTGTGGGGGCTGCTGCTCGACGTGCCGCGTGGCCTGGACCGCATCGACTGCCCGGTCACCCTCGTGCAGGGCGTGGCCGACTGGGTGGCGTCGGGGCAGACGGTGCGCTACCTGCCGCTGGTCCCGGGATCCCGGTTCCGCCCGCTGCTGTGGGCCGGGCACGCACCCCAGTCGGACCGGCCGCGGACGATCGTCCGGCTGGTCGAGGAGGCCGCCCGCAGGGCCGGTCAGCCCGCGGACTCCTCGGCGTTGAGGTACGAGCAGCGGAACCGGGCACCGGACATCGCCTCGGTGAAGAGCGCCTCCCAGGCCGGGTCGTCCGACGCGAAGGCCGTGTAG
- the codB gene encoding cytosine permease: MTAPGHPAPPVPDAEVVDPDYPVTPVPAHARKSFFSIAVVLLGFTVFTPTMLAGATLGPAFAFDDLVLVILAGSLILGVYVAVMGWVGARTGLTTVVMARYTLGTRGAKLASILLGGTQIGWYGVVVGTIGDLTAEALGWRSYGARAAVMVVTSVLMCATAYWGYRGMYWVSLVSTPLILVLAFWVVGRSLQEVGGLDGLTGVRPTASMAVAVAVTTVVGTFVSAGTQAPNWTRFARRGSHAVWACVIGFLVGNGLMVFFGAIGALTFGEGDFVLVLYQLGLVGWGLVLLFGNLWKSNADTAYAFGVAGAELFDRPSKGPFVIGGAVIGTVLALTGVQNHLVEYLGLLGTFIPPLGGVIIGDFLARWRRRGIPAGTAPPPVRWPNLLAYAVAAFLAWLSGELGIGIPPVIGIVVAIALSTALSRVGSPGGTPVGAGRGPA, encoded by the coding sequence GTGACCGCGCCCGGGCACCCGGCTCCCCCGGTCCCCGACGCGGAGGTCGTCGACCCGGACTACCCGGTCACGCCGGTCCCGGCGCACGCGCGGAAGTCGTTCTTCTCGATCGCCGTGGTCCTTCTCGGCTTCACCGTCTTCACCCCGACGATGCTGGCCGGCGCGACGCTGGGGCCGGCGTTCGCCTTCGACGACCTGGTGCTCGTCATCCTCGCCGGCTCCCTGATCCTCGGCGTCTACGTGGCCGTGATGGGCTGGGTCGGCGCGCGGACCGGGCTCACCACCGTGGTCATGGCCCGCTACACGCTGGGCACCCGGGGCGCGAAGCTGGCCTCGATCCTGCTGGGCGGCACGCAGATCGGCTGGTACGGCGTCGTTGTCGGCACCATCGGCGACCTGACCGCCGAGGCGCTGGGCTGGCGCTCCTACGGCGCCCGGGCGGCGGTCATGGTCGTGACCAGCGTGCTCATGTGCGCCACGGCCTACTGGGGCTACCGCGGCATGTACTGGGTGTCGCTGGTCTCCACCCCGTTGATCCTCGTCCTGGCGTTCTGGGTGGTCGGCCGGTCACTGCAGGAGGTCGGTGGCCTGGACGGGCTGACCGGTGTCCGCCCGACGGCGTCGATGGCCGTCGCCGTGGCGGTCACCACCGTCGTCGGCACGTTCGTGTCCGCCGGCACCCAGGCGCCCAACTGGACCCGGTTCGCGCGGCGCGGCTCGCACGCGGTCTGGGCCTGCGTGATCGGCTTCCTCGTCGGCAACGGGCTCATGGTGTTCTTCGGCGCGATCGGGGCGCTGACCTTCGGCGAGGGCGACTTCGTCCTCGTGCTCTACCAGCTCGGGCTGGTCGGCTGGGGTCTGGTGCTGCTGTTCGGCAACCTCTGGAAGAGCAACGCCGACACCGCCTACGCCTTCGGGGTGGCCGGCGCCGAGCTGTTCGACCGTCCCAGCAAGGGCCCGTTCGTGATCGGCGGTGCGGTGATCGGCACCGTGCTCGCGCTCACCGGCGTGCAGAACCACCTGGTCGAGTACCTGGGGCTGCTCGGCACGTTCATCCCCCCGCTGGGCGGCGTCATCATCGGCGACTTCCTCGCTCGCTGGCGGCGGCGCGGCATCCCCGCCGGCACCGCCCCGCCCCCGGTGCGGTGGCCGAACCTCCTCGCCTACGCGGTGGCCGCGTTCCTCGCCTGGCTCAGCGGCGAGCTCGGCATCGGGATCCCCCCGGTCATCGGCATCGTGGTGGCCATCGCGCTGTCGACGGCGCTGTCCCGGGTGGGCTCCCCCGGCGGCACGCCGGTCGGCGCGGGTCGCGGCCCGGCGTGA
- a CDS encoding nucleoside deaminase — MTTPPLPSVPSELTLQERDRFLLGLAVEQARIGWEEGGVPIGAALVDGDRVLAVGRNRRVQMASAIRHGETDCIERAGRLPASVYRRSVLYTTLSPCLMCAGTALLYDIPRIVVGENRSFQVSEELLRSRGVQVDVLDDPDCLALMERMLAERPELWLEDIGEES; from the coding sequence GTGACCACACCGCCGCTGCCCAGCGTCCCGTCCGAGCTGACCCTGCAGGAGCGCGACCGGTTCCTCCTCGGTCTGGCCGTCGAGCAGGCACGCATCGGCTGGGAGGAGGGCGGCGTCCCGATCGGGGCGGCGCTGGTGGACGGCGACCGGGTGCTGGCCGTCGGGCGGAACCGCCGCGTCCAGATGGCCAGCGCGATCCGGCACGGGGAGACCGACTGCATCGAGCGGGCCGGCCGGCTGCCGGCGTCGGTCTACCGCCGCAGCGTCCTCTACACGACCCTCTCGCCCTGCCTCATGTGCGCGGGGACGGCGCTGCTCTACGACATCCCGCGCATCGTCGTCGGGGAGAACCGCAGCTTCCAGGTCTCCGAGGAGCTGCTCCGCTCGCGCGGCGTGCAGGTCGACGTGCTGGACGACCCGGACTGCCTCGCGCTCATGGAGCGGATGCTGGCCGAGCGGCCGGAGCTGTGGCTCGAGGACATCGGGGAGGAGTCGTGA
- a CDS encoding SRPBCC family protein, whose translation MGQVVATAERVVTAPVDRVRSALVDYEGTRRRVLPEQFSDYRVEAGGHGAGTRVAWRFAATSKRVRDQLVEVSQPDPDTLVESDTRSSMVTTWTLHPVDAGLTTVRVRTTWDGAGGIGGFFERTFAPKGLRRVYEDLLGRLDREVTAP comes from the coding sequence ATGGGTCAGGTCGTCGCCACCGCAGAACGGGTCGTCACGGCGCCGGTGGACCGGGTGCGGTCCGCTCTCGTCGACTACGAGGGGACGCGCCGACGGGTGCTCCCCGAGCAGTTCAGCGACTACCGGGTCGAGGCCGGTGGTCACGGCGCGGGCACCCGCGTCGCCTGGCGGTTCGCCGCCACCTCCAAGCGGGTGCGCGACCAGCTGGTCGAGGTCAGCCAGCCCGACCCCGACACCCTGGTCGAGAGCGACACCCGCTCGTCGATGGTGACCACATGGACGCTGCACCCGGTCGACGCCGGGCTGACCACCGTCCGCGTGCGCACCACCTGGGACGGCGCCGGCGGCATCGGCGGCTTCTTCGAGCGCACCTTCGCGCCCAAGGGGCTGCGCCGCGTGTACGAGGACCTGCTGGGCCGGCTGGACCGCGAGGTCACCGCCCCCTGA
- a CDS encoding NAD-dependent protein deacetylase, translating to MTAVPTAVDPAAADPGTLDALAGLVGDGNTVVLSGAGLSTDSGIPDYRGATGSLRRHTPMTYQTFLRDPRGRHRYWARSFVGWPQIREARPNAGHAAVADLQRAGLVGGVITQNVDGLHQAAGARDVLELHGGLDRTVCLACGDVADRGQLHERLRAVNPHFGPHVDEVNPDGDAELPDELLDGFVMVDCAACGRGPLKPDVVFFGETVPRDRVDTCFAMVEQAGSLLVLGSSLTVMSGYRFVLRAEKLGIPVGLVNLGPTRGDAKVDVRVDAPLGTVLPDLVRRVAA from the coding sequence GTGACCGCCGTCCCCACCGCCGTCGACCCGGCCGCTGCAGACCCCGGCACCCTCGACGCCCTCGCCGGCCTCGTGGGGGACGGGAATACCGTCGTGCTCTCCGGTGCCGGGCTGTCCACCGACTCCGGCATCCCCGACTACCGCGGGGCGACCGGGTCGCTGCGCCGGCACACGCCGATGACCTACCAGACCTTCCTGCGCGACCCGCGCGGCCGGCACCGCTACTGGGCGCGCAGCTTCGTGGGCTGGCCGCAGATCCGCGAGGCGCGGCCCAACGCCGGGCACGCCGCGGTCGCCGACCTGCAGCGGGCCGGCCTGGTGGGCGGCGTCATCACCCAGAACGTCGACGGGCTGCACCAGGCCGCCGGCGCGCGGGACGTCCTCGAGCTGCACGGCGGGCTGGACCGCACCGTCTGCCTGGCCTGCGGGGACGTCGCCGACCGCGGCCAGCTGCACGAGCGGCTGCGGGCGGTCAACCCGCACTTCGGGCCGCACGTCGACGAGGTCAACCCCGACGGCGACGCCGAGCTGCCCGACGAGCTGCTCGACGGGTTCGTCATGGTCGACTGCGCGGCCTGCGGGCGCGGCCCGCTCAAGCCCGACGTCGTCTTCTTCGGCGAGACGGTGCCGCGGGACCGCGTGGACACCTGCTTCGCGATGGTCGAGCAGGCCGGTTCCCTGCTGGTGCTGGGTTCCTCGCTGACAGTCATGAGCGGCTACCGGTTCGTGCTGCGCGCGGAGAAGCTCGGCATCCCCGTCGGGCTGGTCAACCTCGGCCCGACCCGCGGCGACGCGAAGGTCGACGTCCGGGTGGACGCCCCGCTGGGGACGGTGCTGCCCGACCTCGTCCGCCGCGTCGCTGCGTGA